Proteins co-encoded in one endosymbiont 'TC1' of Trimyema compressum genomic window:
- a CDS encoding GH25 family lysozyme, with product MNKKRMGIIIGFTLIALAVFLYVFLNGTRWHNEMFSTRYPVQGIDISHYQENIDWEKVSQENIIFVFMKATEGHDYVDPNFKFNWEETGRSGIKRGAYHFFSMRSSGAEQGARIKEIVPYDENSMPPVIDIEIPTNYNELLVKKELQDLILQLKKYYNKEPILYVTYDTYNTYIKNDFQNSPIWIRDILKPPLLYGGRNWTFWQFTDQGKINGIDGYVDKNVYKSTLEQFNDSFSK from the coding sequence ATGAATAAAAAAAGAATGGGCATCATTATTGGATTTACACTAATTGCACTAGCAGTTTTTCTCTATGTATTCCTTAATGGAACCCGCTGGCACAATGAAATGTTTTCAACAAGATATCCAGTTCAAGGTATTGACATATCCCATTACCAGGAGAATATTGACTGGGAAAAAGTAAGTCAAGAAAATATTATTTTCGTATTTATGAAAGCCACTGAAGGTCATGACTATGTTGACCCAAATTTTAAATTCAACTGGGAAGAGACAGGGCGCTCGGGTATTAAAAGAGGTGCTTACCACTTTTTTTCAATGAGAAGCTCTGGTGCAGAACAGGGAGCAAGAATAAAAGAAATTGTTCCCTACGATGAAAATAGTATGCCGCCTGTAATTGACATAGAAATACCTACAAATTATAATGAACTTCTTGTTAAAAAAGAGCTTCAGGATTTAATTCTACAATTAAAAAAATATTATAATAAAGAACCTATTCTTTATGTCACCTATGACACCTATAATACCTATATTAAAAATGATTTCCAGAACTCCCCAATTTGGATTAGGGACATACTAAAGCCACCCCTTTTATATGGTGGTAGAAATTGGACTTTTTGGCAATTTACTGATCAAGGCAAAATCAATGGCATTGATGGCTATGTTGATAAAAATGTTTATAAAAGCACTTTAGAACAATTTAATGACTCATTTTCAAAATAA
- a CDS encoding QueT transporter family protein yields MKITFKSQGRFFAEVAIIASLYAVLTVVLPISYGPIQFRIAEALIVLVCFRRSALPGLIVGCLIANLFSPFGLPDVIFGTLATAVGVGIVYKLRHRKIGWVMLPPLIANSLIVGIELTVFAGIPFWFSAGGVFLGEIVILYGLGIPFYYALKKMKFKQDIT; encoded by the coding sequence ATGAAGATTACTTTTAAGTCACAAGGTCGTTTTTTTGCTGAAGTTGCAATCATTGCTTCTTTATATGCTGTACTAACAGTTGTATTGCCTATTAGCTATGGACCTATTCAATTTAGAATAGCAGAAGCTTTAATTGTTTTAGTATGTTTTAGACGTTCAGCTTTACCAGGTTTAATAGTAGGGTGTTTAATTGCTAATTTGTTTAGCCCATTTGGATTGCCGGATGTTATTTTTGGCACTTTAGCAACAGCTGTTGGTGTAGGGATTGTTTATAAGCTAAGGCATCGTAAAATTGGCTGGGTAATGTTACCACCGTTAATTGCCAATAGCTTAATAGTGGGTATTGAATTAACTGTATTTGCAGGGATTCCTTTCTGGTTTTCAGCCGGAGGGGTTTTCTTAGGCGAGATAGTAATTCTCTATGGATTGGGAATTCCTTTTTACTATGCTCTGAAAAAAATGAAGTTTAAGCAGGATATTACATAG
- a CDS encoding radical SAM protein: protein MLSGGEPMFQQDFIEILSYLYERYEGKIILSTNSLLINNDNIAELVKMCDSFEISVDGIDESTCALVRGKGVFNKVCQKINLLKESGAKNINLSMVFSDKNEHLMNAFRELNVALGTTPICRIFSAIGRGANNRFIFTEKTEDDIYFQKNT, encoded by the coding sequence ATGCTCAGTGGTGGTGAGCCAATGTTTCAGCAAGATTTTATAGAAATTTTATCATACCTATATGAACGATATGAAGGGAAAATAATACTTTCTACTAATTCGTTACTAATCAATAATGATAATATTGCTGAACTTGTCAAAATGTGCGATAGTTTCGAAATAAGTGTTGATGGAATTGATGAATCTACATGTGCTCTTGTGAGAGGTAAAGGGGTATTTAATAAAGTATGCCAAAAAATCAATTTGCTGAAAGAAAGTGGGGCAAAGAACATAAATTTATCAATGGTTTTTTCAGATAAAAATGAGCATTTAATGAATGCCTTTCGTGAGTTGAATGTAGCGTTAGGGACAACGCCAATTTGTAGAATCTTTTCTGCTATAGGCAGAGGCGCAAATAACCGTTTTATTTTTACTGAAAAAACTGAAGACGATATATATTTCCAAAAGAATACTTGA
- a CDS encoding FecCD family ABC transporter permease: protein MGTLEGRLKLNIAFFVSVVALILLMLIAIMLGAADIGLKEVVDTVFSKIPFVNEWFSGDSVSKGAALILWKLRIPRVVLAAIIGAGLSVVGAVFQGVFKNPMADPFVLGVSSGGALGATIAIVLGSQLIISSLFVPVFAFVGALITIAIIFIITRLSRTQDMSTLLLAGVAMNFFSTACVSMLMFMNHDEINKIILWNMGSLAGASWQQVVLCLPFVLIGSIVFLIFRRELNAFLLGDEHAQSFGIPVKLVRKILIIVSALIIGVIVSMSGIIGFVGLIIPHITRLIVGSNYKVLLPFSIVYGAAFLVFCDTVARLMVLPSEMPVGSITAVFGAPFFVFLLVKNRRGRQS, encoded by the coding sequence ATGGGTACATTGGAAGGTAGACTAAAATTAAATATAGCTTTTTTTGTGAGTGTAGTTGCCTTGATTTTACTAATGCTTATAGCTATTATGTTAGGAGCAGCAGATATTGGTTTAAAAGAAGTTGTAGATACTGTATTTTCTAAAATACCCTTTGTTAATGAATGGTTTTCTGGAGACAGTGTTTCTAAAGGAGCAGCACTAATACTTTGGAAATTAAGAATACCACGGGTTGTTCTAGCCGCAATAATTGGCGCAGGGCTTTCTGTAGTCGGCGCTGTTTTTCAAGGAGTTTTTAAAAATCCAATGGCGGATCCTTTTGTTTTAGGTGTTTCATCTGGAGGTGCTTTAGGAGCTACAATAGCCATTGTTTTAGGGAGTCAACTAATTATTAGCTCACTATTTGTACCTGTTTTTGCTTTTGTTGGGGCATTGATTACAATTGCAATTATATTTATTATTACTCGTTTAAGTAGAACTCAGGATATGTCTACATTGCTTTTAGCAGGCGTTGCTATGAATTTCTTTTCAACTGCCTGTGTTTCAATGCTTATGTTTATGAATCATGATGAGATTAATAAAATTATCCTCTGGAATATGGGGAGTTTAGCAGGGGCTAGTTGGCAACAAGTCGTATTATGTTTACCTTTTGTTTTAATAGGTAGTATTGTTTTTCTTATTTTTAGAAGGGAATTAAATGCCTTTCTTTTAGGCGATGAACATGCTCAGAGTTTTGGTATTCCTGTTAAACTTGTACGGAAAATACTAATTATTGTATCTGCTTTGATTATAGGTGTTATTGTATCTATGTCCGGTATTATTGGTTTCGTTGGTTTAATTATTCCCCATATAACCCGCCTAATTGTGGGGAGTAATTATAAGGTGTTATTACCTTTTTCTATTGTTTATGGAGCTGCATTTTTAGTCTTTTGTGATACAGTAGCTCGTTTAATGGTACTGCCTAGTGAAATGCCTGTTGGTTCAATTACCGCCGTTTTTGGAGCGCCTTTCTTTGTTTTTCTTTTGGTTAAAAATAGAAGGGGGCGGCAGAGTTGA
- a CDS encoding heme ABC transporter ATP-binding protein — protein sequence MNKNTMVNIESLKFKYHQQQVLNDVNFKVEKGKLYSIIGPNGSGKTTLLKIIAKQLETHVGKVEVAGELIEFYKYKDFAKQVALVPQNTSIDADFRNEEVVLMGRMPYLTPLARESKKDYDIVQEAMIKTNTVHLKNRLVEQISGGERQRIILARALAQATPIMLLDEPVSQLDIQHQIGIMNLLRQLVDVEGLTAIVVLHDLNLASQYSDELLLLDKGKLVSKGIPETVLNPKLLKNVYGLTATIIENPVTKRPFILHVTCKEGEK from the coding sequence ATGAATAAAAATACTATGGTGAATATTGAATCTTTAAAATTTAAATATCATCAACAACAAGTTTTAAATGATGTTAATTTTAAGGTAGAAAAAGGGAAGCTCTATAGTATTATTGGACCTAATGGGTCTGGTAAGACAACATTATTAAAAATCATTGCTAAACAACTGGAAACCCATGTTGGAAAAGTAGAGGTTGCAGGAGAATTAATTGAGTTTTATAAATATAAAGACTTTGCAAAGCAGGTTGCTTTAGTGCCTCAAAATACAAGTATTGATGCAGACTTCCGAAATGAAGAAGTGGTTTTAATGGGCCGAATGCCTTACTTAACTCCTTTAGCAAGAGAATCAAAAAAAGATTATGATATTGTTCAGGAGGCTATGATTAAAACCAACACAGTACACCTTAAAAATAGGCTAGTTGAACAGATTAGCGGTGGTGAAAGGCAGAGAATAATCTTGGCTAGAGCACTGGCTCAGGCAACACCTATTATGCTTTTAGATGAACCTGTTTCTCAATTGGATATTCAGCATCAAATTGGCATTATGAATTTATTAAGACAATTAGTTGATGTTGAAGGTCTAACAGCAATTGTTGTCCTTCATGATTTAAATTTAGCCAGTCAATATAGTGATGAGCTATTACTATTAGATAAGGGTAAGCTTGTGTCTAAGGGTATTCCGGAAACTGTATTAAATCCTAAATTATTGAAGAATGTTTATGGGCTTACGGCTACTATTATAGAGAATCCTGTTACCAAAAGACCTTTTATTTTACATGTTACCTGTAAGGAGGGAGAAAAATGA
- a CDS encoding NUDIX domain-containing protein: MPYGSYFGKTIKPKTHHFTHKTWHLTLYPIKLSKKIEAPNIFWIKKEDINTLSIPTAFKKLL, from the coding sequence ATACCATACGGAAGTTACTTCGGGAAAACCATTAAACCAAAAACCCATCATTTTACCCATAAAACTTGGCATCTGACACTCTACCCTATTAAGCTCAGTAAAAAAATAGAAGCCCCTAATATTTTTTGGATAAAAAAAGAGGATATAAATACCCTCTCCATTCCTACAGCATTTAAAAAGCTTCTTTAA
- a CDS encoding flavodoxin domain-containing protein — translation MSKTIFYFSGTGNSLKTAKEIKTKIEANELISMSQGLEEYNSCQSQVIGFVFPVYFGGIPNRVFQFINNLYVNPPKLYICCINIWPVSWQWATCCSEYS, via the coding sequence ATGTCAAAAACTATTTTTTACTTTTCTGGTACAGGTAATAGTTTGAAGACAGCTAAAGAAATAAAAACAAAGATAGAAGCTAATGAGTTAATTTCGATGAGTCAAGGGCTAGAAGAATACAATTCTTGTCAGAGTCAAGTTATTGGCTTTGTTTTCCCAGTTTATTTCGGTGGAATACCTAATCGAGTATTTCAATTTATTAATAATCTATATGTTAATCCCCCAAAGTTATATATTTGTTGTATTAACATATGGCCTGTTTCTTGGCAATGGGCTACCTGCTGTTCAGAGTATTCTTAG
- a CDS encoding ABC transporter transmembrane domain-containing protein → MKIIKKVLIILCATYIVGIIFANGINLFLDNFYEKLKLKISTKLKLSLLNKLSKSDGYYLSRLETGDVLRILDNDIFQIENFGINIIFEFITNAITAIVVFFILMFISPILLGVVLIIQVFTFVIQDKISKKVEARIKHIRKIAGEQSNLQEQFVSNIKGVTLTNATRYFEKVIRKSKVIL, encoded by the coding sequence GTGAAAATAATAAAAAAAGTCCTTATTATCCTTTGTGCAACATACATTGTAGGAATAATATTTGCTAATGGGATTAATTTATTTTTAGATAATTTTTATGAAAAACTCAAATTAAAAATATCGACTAAATTAAAATTGAGCTTACTTAATAAATTATCAAAATCAGATGGATACTATTTATCTCGCCTAGAAACAGGAGATGTTTTGCGAATTTTAGATAATGATATTTTTCAAATAGAAAATTTTGGTATAAACATTATTTTTGAATTTATTACTAATGCGATAACAGCTATTGTTGTGTTTTTTATCCTAATGTTTATTAGTCCAATCTTATTAGGAGTTGTTTTAATAATTCAGGTTTTTACTTTTGTAATTCAAGATAAGATATCAAAAAAAGTAGAAGCAAGAATAAAACATATAAGAAAAATTGCAGGTGAACAGTCTAATCTTCAAGAACAATTTGTCTCAAATATAAAAGGAGTAACATTAACTAATGCGACAAGATATTTTGAGAAAGTAATAAGAAAAAGCAAGGTGATTTTGTAG
- a CDS encoding adenosylcobinamide-GDP ribazoletransferase — protein sequence MSLQFLTKIPIPIRIKFNETDFGKCAMLSPLVGVILGTILALIYYLFSFLFPPLIVGFICLIIYVFLTGGLHLDGLGDTFDGVFSYREKDKIIEIMKDSRLGTNGLLAILFILILDGIFIGFLPPSIGGAIGIFLIACCRSCKLSCDRGYKQLYISKLWYVERFCFLC from the coding sequence ATGAGTTTACAATTTCTAACGAAAATTCCTATTCCCATTCGGATAAAATTTAATGAAACAGATTTTGGAAAATGTGCAATGTTAAGTCCTTTAGTAGGGGTTATTTTAGGGACTATATTAGCATTAATTTATTATTTATTTTCTTTTCTTTTTCCGCCACTTATTGTTGGTTTTATTTGTTTAATAATTTATGTATTTTTAACGGGTGGTCTTCATTTAGATGGTTTGGGAGATACTTTTGATGGGGTGTTTTCCTATAGGGAAAAAGATAAGATTATTGAGATTATGAAGGATAGCCGTTTAGGAACCAATGGCTTGTTGGCAATCTTATTTATTTTAATATTAGATGGTATTTTTATTGGTTTTTTACCACCGTCCATAGGCGGCGCTATAGGGATTTTTCTAATAGCCTGTTGCAGGTCGTGTAAGTTGTCTTGTGACAGGGGCTACAAACAACTATATATATCGAAGTTATGGTATGTCGAAAGATTTTGTTTCCTATGCTAA
- the gcvT gene encoding glycine cleavage system aminomethyltransferase GcvT, with translation MSDNLKKTPLNQKHYDLGAKMVDFGGWDMPVQYSGILDEHEAVRTKSGLFDVSHMGEFWITGKDASKFINYLLSSSVTNVKDGFIKYGVLMLPTGKAVDDLLAYKFNDEKYLLVPNASNTPKDYQWILDHKDGFDVVFEDKSDVTGEVAIQGPLAEKILQKITDINLKDIPFYSFKVGKVAGVEAIVSRTGYTGEDGFEIYVESNDGKDINIVWDKILEVSGEDIKPAGLGCRDTLRFEMKLPLYGHELSDEISPLETGIGRFVDLDKDDFIGKDALDKEKAEGRKRKVVGLEMVGRGIARDDYPVKKDGNVVGYITSGSYSPSLKKNLGLALVSMDVAVDDKIAVEIRGKDVEAVVVKTPFYKKG, from the coding sequence ATGTCAGATAATTTGAAAAAAACCCCTTTAAATCAAAAGCATTATGACCTAGGAGCTAAAATGGTGGATTTTGGTGGCTGGGATATGCCGGTTCAGTATTCAGGTATTTTAGATGAGCATGAAGCAGTTCGAACAAAATCAGGTTTATTTGATGTTAGCCACATGGGAGAATTCTGGATTACAGGAAAAGATGCTAGTAAGTTTATTAATTACTTACTATCAAGCAGTGTAACAAATGTAAAGGATGGTTTTATTAAGTATGGTGTTTTAATGCTACCTACTGGTAAAGCAGTTGACGATTTATTGGCTTACAAATTTAACGATGAAAAATATTTATTAGTGCCAAACGCATCTAATACACCAAAAGACTATCAATGGATTTTAGATCATAAAGATGGCTTTGATGTAGTATTTGAAGACAAATCAGATGTGACTGGTGAAGTAGCAATTCAAGGGCCTTTAGCCGAGAAAATTTTACAAAAAATTACAGATATTAATTTAAAAGATATTCCTTTTTATTCTTTTAAAGTAGGTAAAGTAGCTGGTGTTGAGGCTATTGTTTCAAGAACTGGTTATACTGGAGAAGATGGTTTTGAAATTTATGTTGAATCAAATGATGGTAAAGATATTAACATTGTTTGGGACAAAATTTTAGAAGTTAGCGGAGAAGATATTAAACCAGCAGGTTTAGGCTGTAGAGATACACTTCGTTTTGAAATGAAGTTACCTTTATATGGTCATGAGCTAAGTGATGAAATTTCTCCATTAGAAACTGGTATTGGTCGTTTTGTTGATTTAGACAAAGATGATTTTATTGGTAAAGATGCTTTAGATAAAGAAAAAGCTGAAGGTAGAAAACGTAAAGTTGTGGGTTTAGAAATGGTTGGCAGAGGAATTGCTAGAGATGATTACCCAGTGAAAAAAGATGGTAATGTAGTTGGCTATATTACTTCTGGTAGCTATTCTCCATCATTAAAGAAAAACTTAGGCTTAGCTTTGGTTTCTATGGATGTTGCAGTTGATGACAAAATCGCTGTTGAAATTCGTGGCAAAGATGTAGAAGCAGTTGTAGTTAAAACACCATTTTACAAAAAAGGGTAA
- a CDS encoding adenosylcobinamide-GDP ribazoletransferase, whose amino-acid sequence MTGATNNYIYRSYGMSKDFVSYANLKNCFPMLLISAIIFVVCFSYGGLVIYSIIFVFAFLASRFFSRKIGGVSGDTIGAVVELTQLVYLISLFLLQRGGFL is encoded by the coding sequence GTGACAGGGGCTACAAACAACTATATATATCGAAGTTATGGTATGTCGAAAGATTTTGTTTCCTATGCTAATTTAAAGAATTGTTTTCCAATGCTTTTAATAAGTGCAATTATTTTTGTTGTTTGTTTTTCTTATGGAGGCTTAGTCATTTATAGTATTATCTTTGTTTTTGCGTTTTTAGCCAGTCGATTTTTCAGCAGAAAAATAGGTGGTGTATCTGGAGATACTATTGGAGCTGTTGTAGAATTAACTCAACTTGTTTACCTTATTAGCTTATTTCTTTTACAACGAGGAGGCTTTTTATGA
- a CDS encoding ATP-binding cassette domain-containing protein — protein sequence MYFIKANIQIKQTNVSLDRIYSEFDKIKICQDLANSIELKDNIQKIKFSNINFDYGKDECTLDNFNLEVCKGETVALVGESDCGKSTVLNLLYRLWVPKSGEVLINEKNFELYTIKSIREKICILNQDPLLFNASIRENILLNKSEFSNDGLNRFFWKTGVDLLMTEHPMTIGERGNKLSGGQKQRVAIARAMLSNCDVIIFDESTSSLDNISQKELMTNLEDLFKDKIVIFIAHRMEIAKFSDRIYVMNDGRIIESGTHSNLMRQNGLYKKINEAQI from the coding sequence ATGTACTTTATTAAAGCAAATATTCAAATTAAACAGACTAATGTATCTTTGGATAGAATATATTCTGAATTTGACAAAATTAAAATTTGCCAAGATTTAGCTAATAGTATTGAATTAAAAGATAATATTCAAAAAATAAAATTTTCAAATATTAATTTTGATTATGGAAAAGATGAGTGCACATTAGATAATTTTAACTTGGAAGTTTGTAAAGGAGAAACTGTTGCTCTCGTTGGAGAGAGTGACTGTGGAAAATCAACAGTGTTAAATCTTTTATATCGACTTTGGGTGCCTAAAAGTGGAGAAGTTTTAATTAACGAAAAGAACTTTGAGTTATATACTATAAAATCAATTAGAGAGAAAATCTGCATTTTAAATCAAGACCCTCTACTGTTTAATGCTAGCATACGGGAAAATATTCTTCTTAATAAATCAGAATTTTCAAATGACGGATTAAATCGATTTTTTTGGAAAACAGGTGTTGATTTATTAATGACTGAGCATCCGATGACAATAGGAGAACGGGGAAATAAGTTATCTGGTGGCCAAAAACAAAGAGTAGCAATAGCTAGGGCTATGTTATCAAATTGTGATGTAATTATTTTTGATGAATCAACTTCTTCATTAGATAATATATCACAAAAAGAATTAATGACAAACTTAGAGGATTTATTTAAAGATAAAATTGTAATATTTATTGCTCATAGAATGGAAATAGCCAAATTTTCAGATAGAATTTATGTTATGAATGATGGAAGAATAATTGAAAGTGGCACTCACAGTAATTTAATGAGGCAAAATGGGTTATACAAAAAAATTAATGAGGCACAAATATGA
- a CDS encoding nicotinate-nucleotide--dimethylbenzimidazole phosphoribosyltransferase has translation MISFEKVKKEINSVNYEVGEAMTQQIDGLAKPLGSLGYLEKMAVRISRITGKLDNQLKQKAMIVMCSDNCVFEEGIASTPQELGRMSIE, from the coding sequence ATGATTTCATTTGAGAAAGTTAAAAAAGAAATTAATTCTGTAAATTATGAAGTTGGAGAGGCTATGACACAGCAGATTGATGGCTTGGCAAAACCCTTGGGTAGTTTAGGCTATTTGGAGAAAATGGCTGTTAGAATCAGTCGGATAACAGGGAAATTAGATAATCAATTGAAACAAAAGGCTATGATTGTTATGTGTAGCGATAATTGTGTTTTTGAAGAGGGCATTGCCTCAACACCTCAAGAGCTTGGAAGAATGTCAATAGAGTAG
- a CDS encoding InlB B-repeat-containing protein: MLGYDTTLYAQWQQNKHTVSFNGTSGQGIMNLITLIERESQNLPKNEFLSDENTFIGWSTQEDGNIEYTDEALFTMGTSDVTLYAVWEKIDITYTLAWKNVNRVDRKSEIKF, from the coding sequence ATGCTAGGTTATGATACAACCTTATATGCCCAATGGCAACAAAATAAGCATACAGTAAGCTTTAATGGAACATCAGGACAAGGAATAATGAACCTTATTACCCTTATTGAAAGAGAAAGTCAAAATTTACCAAAAAATGAATTTTTAAGTGATGAAAATACTTTTATAGGTTGGTCAACACAAGAAGATGGAAATATAGAGTATACTGATGAAGCACTATTTACAATGGGAACAAGTGATGTTACTTTGTATGCGGTATGGGAAAAAATTGACATAACATATACATTAGCTTGGAAGAATGTCAATAGAGTAGATAGAAAAAGTGAAATTAAGTTTTAA
- a CDS encoding SPASM domain-containing protein, with protein MKPNGEPFGITTCSAGKNELIVGNNGEVYPCPSYMNENFSMGNLLNFKKISDMLKADTNDYVCEHVGKIHPANLEECLNCNVKLFCWTCPGEFRDIKTKKAFQKRCAITKPMLQERVWESKIMY; from the coding sequence TTGAAACCAAATGGAGAACCATTTGGAATAACGACTTGTTCTGCAGGGAAAAATGAATTAATTGTTGGAAATAATGGAGAGGTATATCCTTGTCCTAGTTATATGAATGAAAATTTTTCTATGGGAAATCTTTTGAATTTCAAGAAAATAAGTGATATGCTAAAAGCCGATACTAATGATTATGTTTGTGAGCATGTTGGAAAAATACATCCTGCTAATTTAGAAGAGTGCTTAAATTGCAATGTAAAGTTGTTTTGTTGGACTTGTCCTGGGGAATTTAGAGATATAAAAACAAAAAAAGCATTCCAAAAAAGATGCGCTATTACAAAACCGATGTTACAAGAAAGGGTGTGGGAAAGCAAAATAATGTATTAA
- a CDS encoding ABC transporter substrate-binding protein, with the protein MKKVLMTIVLIMGFAIFLGGCGNKESGSVNGVNYPLTITDSTGSQVTIEKEPKKVVSFSPVVTETVTAIGKKNVLVGRTSFCDYPPSVESIPVVGNLTTRNMELVAGAEPDVVLASAFVDEGTKEQLKQLGIPLVVTYSSESFNGAYDDIEMIGKVLNGKDKSKEVIDGMKSKVSSVETKVKETGNKPSVYYVLGFIKGDFTATGETFINEMITMAGGTNIAADGTRWSYNKESLIEKNPDILILNNMAGTIDDLKNTEGYKDLDAVKNNKVYLIDSNLINRAGPRLALGLEALAAIIHPEIFSK; encoded by the coding sequence ATGAAAAAAGTTTTAATGACCATTGTATTAATAATGGGGTTTGCTATTTTTTTAGGGGGGTGTGGCAATAAGGAAAGTGGTTCAGTAAATGGTGTGAATTATCCCCTGACTATTACAGATAGTACTGGAAGCCAAGTAACTATTGAAAAAGAACCTAAAAAAGTGGTGTCATTTTCACCAGTGGTTACAGAAACTGTAACAGCCATTGGCAAGAAAAATGTTTTAGTAGGAAGAACCTCTTTCTGTGATTATCCGCCATCAGTAGAGTCTATTCCAGTCGTTGGGAATTTAACAACGCGCAATATGGAATTAGTGGCAGGGGCTGAACCTGATGTTGTTTTAGCATCGGCATTTGTTGATGAAGGGACTAAGGAACAATTAAAACAGCTTGGGATACCATTAGTAGTAACATATTCTTCAGAGAGTTTTAATGGTGCTTATGATGATATTGAAATGATAGGAAAAGTACTTAATGGAAAAGATAAAAGCAAGGAAGTTATTGACGGAATGAAAAGCAAAGTTTCCTCTGTGGAAACTAAAGTTAAAGAGACTGGGAATAAACCTAGTGTTTATTATGTTTTAGGCTTTATTAAAGGTGATTTTACAGCAACTGGAGAAACATTTATCAATGAAATGATTACTATGGCTGGTGGGACTAATATTGCTGCAGATGGTACAAGGTGGAGCTACAATAAGGAAAGCTTAATTGAAAAAAATCCTGATATTTTAATATTAAATAATATGGCAGGGACCATTGATGATTTGAAAAATACGGAGGGTTATAAGGATTTAGACGCTGTAAAAAATAATAAAGTCTATTTAATTGATAGTAATCTTATTAATAGGGCTGGACCTAGACTGGCTTTAGGCTTAGAAGCTCTAGCAGCAATTATTCATCCGGAGATTTTTAGCAAGTAA